Proteins encoded by one window of Rhodobacteraceae bacterium IMCC1335:
- a CDS encoding amidase (catalyzes the hydrolysis of a monocarboxylic acid amid to form a monocarboxylate and ammonia), which produces MSALFKSALAQAELLNRREISAVELMQDTLARIKTINPQVNAIIYLREEADLLAQAAQADKSSRSGWMHGLPIAIKDLHDVKDMPSSMGSAIFADYIAEKDDIAVARVRAAGAIIIGKTNTPEFGLGSHTYNTVHGTTYNPYDLSKSAGGSSGGAAVALSTRMLPLADGSDMMGSLRNPAAWNNVYGFRPSFGLVPSEPGAEMFLQQNATQGPMARSPRDLAAFLSVQAGRDKRQPQGLEAQDYLNLMQPNLHGKRLAWLGDWSGQLQIEPELISASDAAIYAFKELGADVDSLEAPFSLDDIWQSWTILRSWAIACSEAAHYHAPDHRKLLKPEAIWEIERGLSFTGQELHAASVLRTSWFKKYMKLLETYDAIILPSTQIWPFKANLAYPSHINAQPMDSYHRWMQIVTPASLLGVPVVNLPAGFGAAGLPFGLQLMAARGDDLKLLCMAEAWHRQSDWPSLRPPSL; this is translated from the coding sequence ATGAGCGCCCTGTTCAAAAGCGCGCTTGCGCAGGCAGAGCTCTTAAACAGGCGCGAAATTAGCGCGGTTGAGCTTATGCAGGACACCTTGGCCCGCATCAAAACGATAAATCCGCAGGTAAATGCCATAATATACCTGCGCGAGGAGGCGGATCTGCTGGCCCAAGCGGCGCAGGCGGATAAATCAAGCCGCTCAGGTTGGATGCATGGGCTGCCAATTGCGATTAAAGATCTACATGATGTCAAAGACATGCCCAGCTCTATGGGCTCTGCGATCTTTGCAGATTACATCGCAGAAAAAGATGATATTGCGGTTGCACGTGTGCGCGCTGCGGGGGCGATCATCATTGGAAAAACCAATACGCCCGAGTTTGGCCTTGGCAGTCATACATACAACACGGTTCATGGCACAACCTATAACCCCTATGATCTGAGCAAAAGCGCAGGGGGATCCTCTGGCGGAGCTGCGGTGGCGCTCTCTACCCGCATGCTACCTTTGGCAGATGGCTCGGATATGATGGGATCTTTGCGCAATCCCGCGGCCTGGAACAATGTCTACGGATTTCGGCCAAGTTTTGGTTTGGTGCCCTCTGAGCCTGGCGCTGAGATGTTTTTGCAGCAAAACGCCACGCAGGGCCCCATGGCGCGGTCACCGCGCGATTTGGCGGCGTTTTTAAGCGTGCAAGCGGGGCGTGACAAGCGGCAACCTCAAGGTTTAGAGGCGCAAGATTACTTAAATCTGATGCAGCCTAATTTGCACGGAAAGCGTCTGGCGTGGCTGGGCGATTGGTCGGGGCAATTGCAAATCGAACCCGAACTTATTAGCGCATCAGACGCGGCGATTTATGCGTTTAAAGAGCTGGGCGCGGATGTTGACAGTCTTGAGGCTCCGTTTTCCCTAGATGATATTTGGCAAAGTTGGACCATCCTTCGATCCTGGGCAATTGCCTGTTCAGAAGCCGCGCATTATCATGCGCCGGATCACCGCAAGCTGTTAAAACCCGAGGCGATTTGGGAAATAGAGCGCGGTTTAAGCTTTACCGGCCAAGAGCTGCACGCGGCCAGCGTTTTGCGCACAAGTTGGTTTAAGAAATATATGAAACTTCTTGAAACCTATGATGCAATTATTTTGCCCTCAACGCAGATTTGGCCTTTTAAAGCCAACCTAGCCTATCCAAGCCATATAAACGCGCAACCTATGGACAGTTATCATCGCTGGATGCAAATCGTTACGCCTGCCAGCCTTTTGGGGGTGCCAGTGGTTAATCTTCCTGCTGGCTTTGGCGCTGCAGGATTGCCCTTCGGGTTGCAGCTTATGGCCGCAAGGGGCGATGATTTAAAGCTATTATGCATGGCTGAGGCTTGGCACAGACAATCTGATTGGCCCTCGCTGAGGCCGCCCAGCCTTTAA
- the fabD gene encoding ACP S-malonyltransferase: MARAYVCPGQGAQTIGMGRALSETYPEAKIVFQEVDDALNENLSGLIWEGDLSELTLTENAQPALMATSLAAFRALQSEGLGLDGVDYVAGHSLGEYSALAIAGALSVADTARLLRKRGQAMQSAVPVGVGAMAAILGLDFAAVAKLAAEAAQGDICQAANDNDPGQVVVSGHVGAVERAIVLAKEAGAKRALLLPVSAPFHCDLMAPAAAEMAQALSTVAITAPKVPLVCNVKAEAVRAPEEIRELLFQQITASVRWRESVQWMIEQKVSEIWEIGAGKALTGMVRRIDRAVACRNIATHDDISAAINT, translated from the coding sequence TTGGCACGCGCATATGTTTGTCCAGGGCAGGGCGCTCAAACGATCGGAATGGGGCGGGCGTTATCTGAAACCTATCCCGAGGCAAAAATCGTTTTTCAGGAAGTTGATGACGCGTTGAACGAGAATCTGAGCGGGTTGATCTGGGAAGGGGACCTGAGCGAGTTAACCCTAACCGAAAACGCACAACCGGCGCTGATGGCCACATCTTTGGCGGCGTTTCGCGCGTTGCAATCAGAGGGTTTGGGCTTAGACGGTGTTGATTATGTGGCCGGCCATTCTTTAGGGGAATATTCGGCCTTGGCGATTGCAGGCGCTTTGTCCGTGGCCGATACAGCGCGGCTGTTGCGCAAACGCGGGCAGGCAATGCAATCGGCGGTGCCGGTTGGCGTTGGCGCGATGGCCGCTATCCTTGGCCTTGATTTTGCAGCTGTTGCAAAGCTTGCGGCGGAGGCTGCACAGGGCGATATCTGTCAAGCCGCCAATGATAATGATCCAGGTCAAGTTGTCGTATCGGGTCATGTAGGGGCGGTGGAAAGAGCCATTGTTTTGGCCAAAGAGGCGGGCGCGAAACGCGCCTTGCTGTTGCCGGTAAGCGCTCCGTTTCACTGCGATTTGATGGCCCCCGCGGCGGCAGAAATGGCGCAAGCCTTATCAACGGTCGCTATCACGGCCCCAAAAGTTCCGTTGGTCTGCAATGTCAAAGCTGAAGCCGTCAGGGCACCTGAAGAAATTCGCGAGTTGTTGTTTCAACAGATTACGGCTTCGGTGCGCTGGCGTGAATCGGTGCAGTGGATGATTGAGCAGAAAGTGTCAGAGATTTGGGAAATCGGCGCTGGTAAAGCGCTTACGGGGATGGTGCGGCGCATTGATCGGGCAGTTGCGTGTAGAAATATCGCAACGCATGATGATATATCCGCCGCGATTAATACATAA
- a CDS encoding acyl carrier protein — MSDIADRVKKIVVEHLGVEEDKVADNASFIDDLGADSLDTVELVMAFEEEFGIEIPDDAAENIQTFGDAVKFIGEAS, encoded by the coding sequence ATGAGCGATATCGCAGACCGCGTTAAAAAGATTGTTGTGGAGCATCTTGGTGTTGAAGAAGATAAAGTGGCAGACAATGCATCATTCATTGATGACCTTGGCGCCGACAGCTTGGACACAGTAGAATTGGTTATGGCTTTTGAAGAAGAGTTCGGAATTGAAATTCCCGACGATGCCGCAGAAAACATCCAAACATTTGGAGATGCAGTTAAATTTATCGGTGAAGCGTCGTAA
- the fabG gene encoding 3-oxoacyl-[acyl-carrier-protein] reductase, giving the protein MSDLSDKNALITGASGGIGSAIARRLHAAGAKVALSGTRQEPLERLAEELGERAYILPCNLSDMAAVEALPKQAIDALGSLDILVNNAGITRDNLFMRMSDEEWQSVIDVNLTATMKLCKGALRGMMKSRWGRIINISSVVGATGNPGQGNYAASKAGMVGMSKSLAYEVASRGITVNVVAPGFIATAMTDKLADDRKEAILAQIPAGRMGAAEDIASAVGYLAGDGAGYVTGSTLHVNGGMAMI; this is encoded by the coding sequence ATGTCTGATTTAAGTGATAAAAACGCGTTGATAACCGGAGCATCAGGTGGAATTGGCAGCGCGATCGCCCGCAGGTTACATGCCGCGGGTGCCAAAGTTGCGTTAAGTGGAACGCGGCAGGAACCGCTTGAGAGGCTTGCTGAAGAACTGGGTGAACGAGCCTATATATTGCCCTGCAATTTAAGCGATATGGCCGCGGTTGAGGCCTTACCCAAGCAAGCCATAGACGCCCTTGGTAGCCTTGATATCCTAGTGAACAACGCAGGTATCACCCGCGATAATTTATTCATGCGGATGTCAGATGAGGAATGGCAATCTGTGATCGATGTCAATCTCACCGCCACGATGAAGCTGTGCAAAGGCGCGCTGCGCGGTATGATGAAATCTAGGTGGGGGCGGATAATCAATATCAGCTCGGTGGTGGGCGCGACGGGCAATCCCGGTCAAGGCAATTATGCGGCCTCAAAAGCTGGAATGGTTGGTATGTCAAAATCGCTGGCTTATGAAGTTGCCAGCCGCGGTATTACGGTAAACGTGGTTGCGCCGGGGTTTATCGCCACTGCAATGACAGATAAATTGGCCGACGATCGCAAAGAGGCAATTTTAGCGCAAATTCCCGCGGGCCGGATGGGCGCCGCAGAAGATATAGCTAGCGCAGTTGGGTATCTGGCAGGCGATGGCGCTGGCTACGTGACAGGCAGCACTTTGCATGTGAATGGTGGCATGGCAATGATTTAG
- a CDS encoding PBP1A family penicillin-binding protein, translated as MLRIVLSFFGGVFTFLTMSVVAFALTIGAVFWIYGRDLPSHESLAQYKPPTISRIYSGEGRIVDEFARERRLFTGAQDVPLLIKQAFISAEDKNFYSHPGYDLRGILSAAVDAARSGGRRVRGASTITQQVMKNFLLDGSRRAERKIKEIILATRIENTLDKERILELYLNEIFLGQNSYGVTAAAQTYFNKTLDELAPHEAAFLASLPKAPSDFHPVRRKQRLLERRNYVLKEMWQNGFLEEAAYRAEAAQPLLSVQNGDFISFRSALPRRGYFSDEIRRQLSADFGEEAFFSGGMTVRATFDPELQTVAEIALQRALESYDRAQGIWRGTGLSIEPERLTSEDQWRAALSDIEVPRGIKLDGQWYPAVVLRLGKKSAQIGIEGVEDDEDGHWIPSRDVTWASKQKADGSLGQKAKRASDLLSLGDVVLVRALLDEEGAFERWSLRQVSEVQGAFMAMDVNTGRVISMQGGFSYEASVYNRATQADRQPGSSFKPFVYAAALDSGYSPATIVIDAPIEIDTPQGLWTPRNSSDKFYGPTPLRTGIEQSRNLMTIRLAQEVGMDVIGDYAERFGVYDRMNPFLANSLGAQETTLYKMVAAYAMFANGGERVQPTLVDRIQDRYGKTIYSHDERECFECGFETIPANRAPLIVSNRERIMDATTAYQLTSMMQGVVDRGTASNSINLGVPAAGKTGTTNQSKDVWFVGFTSNFVAGCYIGHDLPKPLGKRAFGGGMCGPVFNEFMQAATEKFGGGPFIVPEEGQFINIDRFTGARLADDAEGDHVVAEFFRDGEEPIFGVAFDGGFAMGSNFERVDTEEQISREIQTSSGKSVKVGPKASIGTLSSGGLY; from the coding sequence ATGCTACGTATTGTTTTATCTTTTTTTGGGGGTGTGTTTACGTTCTTGACGATGTCGGTTGTTGCTTTTGCGTTAACAATCGGAGCAGTGTTTTGGATTTATGGCCGTGATCTTCCTTCACATGAATCATTGGCGCAATATAAACCGCCCACCATTAGCCGGATTTATTCTGGTGAAGGTCGTATTGTCGATGAATTTGCGCGCGAACGTCGGTTGTTTACCGGAGCCCAGGATGTGCCGCTTCTGATCAAACAAGCCTTTATTTCTGCCGAAGATAAGAATTTTTATTCGCATCCAGGCTATGATTTGCGTGGCATTCTATCTGCGGCAGTTGATGCCGCGCGCTCTGGTGGGCGCAGGGTCAGAGGGGCCTCAACCATCACGCAGCAGGTGATGAAGAACTTTTTATTGGATGGGTCGCGTCGCGCTGAGCGTAAGATCAAAGAGATCATTCTGGCCACGCGAATTGAAAACACCTTGGATAAAGAGCGTATTTTAGAGCTTTATTTAAACGAGATTTTCTTAGGCCAAAACTCATATGGCGTGACGGCAGCGGCACAAACCTATTTTAATAAAACCTTGGATGAGTTGGCCCCTCATGAAGCGGCTTTTTTAGCCTCTCTGCCCAAAGCCCCGTCCGATTTTCATCCCGTCCGGCGCAAACAGCGCTTGCTCGAGCGTCGCAATTACGTGTTGAAGGAAATGTGGCAAAATGGCTTTTTGGAAGAGGCGGCCTATCGCGCGGAGGCGGCGCAACCTTTGCTGTCGGTCCAAAATGGAGATTTTATAAGCTTTCGATCAGCTTTGCCGCGCCGAGGGTATTTTAGCGATGAAATTCGACGCCAATTAAGCGCTGATTTTGGCGAAGAGGCGTTTTTCTCAGGGGGTATGACCGTCCGCGCCACCTTTGATCCTGAATTGCAAACTGTGGCGGAAATTGCGCTTCAACGCGCGCTTGAATCCTATGACCGGGCTCAAGGCATTTGGCGCGGAACCGGCCTTTCAATTGAGCCTGAGCGGCTAACCAGCGAAGACCAGTGGCGCGCAGCGCTAAGCGATATTGAGGTGCCACGCGGAATAAAGCTGGATGGCCAATGGTATCCAGCTGTTGTTCTTCGACTTGGCAAAAAATCGGCGCAAATCGGCATTGAAGGCGTTGAAGATGATGAAGACGGGCATTGGATTCCCTCGCGTGACGTCACTTGGGCCAGCAAACAAAAGGCCGATGGCAGCCTCGGCCAAAAAGCCAAACGCGCCTCTGATCTTTTGTCGCTGGGCGATGTGGTTTTGGTGCGGGCCCTTCTGGATGAGGAGGGCGCGTTTGAACGATGGTCCTTGCGCCAAGTATCAGAAGTGCAGGGGGCGTTTATGGCCATGGATGTCAATACAGGCCGGGTTATTTCAATGCAGGGCGGGTTTTCTTATGAAGCGTCGGTTTATAACCGCGCGACCCAAGCAGACCGGCAGCCAGGCTCAAGTTTTAAGCCCTTTGTTTACGCCGCAGCGCTTGATAGTGGCTATTCACCCGCAACAATCGTGATTGATGCACCGATCGAAATTGATACGCCGCAAGGGTTGTGGACGCCGCGCAACTCATCAGATAAGTTTTACGGACCAACGCCGTTGCGCACTGGCATCGAACAGTCTCGCAATTTGATGACCATTCGTTTGGCTCAGGAAGTTGGGATGGATGTGATTGGTGATTATGCCGAGCGCTTTGGCGTTTATGATCGCATGAACCCGTTTTTGGCGAATTCTTTAGGCGCGCAAGAGACCACCCTATACAAAATGGTGGCCGCTTATGCGATGTTTGCCAATGGCGGAGAACGCGTGCAACCCACCTTGGTGGATCGGATTCAAGATCGGTATGGAAAAACCATCTACAGCCATGATGAACGCGAGTGCTTTGAATGTGGGTTTGAGACAATTCCTGCAAATCGCGCGCCGCTGATCGTTTCGAATCGCGAGCGTATCATGGATGCGACAACCGCGTATCAACTCACCTCGATGATGCAGGGCGTTGTAGATCGAGGGACAGCGAGCAACAGCATCAACTTAGGGGTGCCTGCAGCGGGTAAAACCGGCACAACGAACCAGTCAAAAGACGTTTGGTTTGTTGGGTTTACCAGTAATTTCGTGGCCGGTTGTTATATTGGACATGATTTGCCCAAACCGCTCGGAAAACGCGCTTTTGGCGGCGGCATGTGCGGTCCGGTCTTCAATGAATTTATGCAAGCTGCCACAGAAAAATTCGGCGGCGGGCCATTTATCGTGCCAGAGGAAGGGCAATTTATAAATATTGATCGCTTCACGGGCGCGCGCCTTGCTGATGACGCCGAAGGTGACCACGTTGTTGCCGAATTTTTTCGTGACGGCGAAGAGCCAATATTTGGGGTGGCTTTTGACGGGGGATTCGCGATGGGCAGCAATTTTGAGCGCGTAGATACCGAAGAACAAATCAGCCGCGAAATCCAGACATCTTCAGGAAAAAGCGTAAAGGTTGGGCCCAAAGCCAGCATTGGCACACTGAGCTCTGGGGGGTTGTATTGA
- the mltG gene encoding endolytic transglycosylase MltG, with product MWRSAASNALTFLILVFLLIGALALWGQAQYYGAGPLSEAKCLLVDRGQTMRKLSQQLDEMGALSQPAIFRIGSEYENKTAQLKAGSFLIPQGSSMREITDIVTRGGANTCGTEIVFRLGINTTQAQIREMDPVTQKLVEIDSFDLSQAPPAAYKETVALPGLRFRLTMAEGITSWQVVEALSNIDILTGDILEIPAEGSLATISYELRKGDTRTGLLQRMSQTQESYLSEAWALRAEGLPLATPQEALILASIIEKETAMAAERRLVASVFINRLNRGMPLQTDPTVIYGITKGQAVLGRGLRRSELRKDTPWNTYTNKGLPPTPIANPGKASIEAALNPESTNLVFFVADGTGGHAFAETLAEHNKNVAKWRKIEAAQSE from the coding sequence ATGTGGCGAAGCGCGGCGTCGAATGCGCTGACCTTTCTAATCTTGGTGTTTCTGCTGATCGGTGCGCTCGCGCTTTGGGGGCAGGCGCAATATTATGGGGCCGGTCCGCTTTCTGAAGCAAAATGTTTGCTGGTTGACCGAGGTCAAACCATGCGCAAATTATCGCAGCAATTAGACGAGATGGGTGCCCTGTCTCAACCTGCGATATTTCGTATTGGCAGTGAGTATGAAAACAAAACGGCGCAGTTAAAAGCAGGCAGTTTCTTAATTCCCCAAGGGTCTTCAATGCGCGAGATCACCGATATTGTAACCCGTGGTGGGGCAAATACCTGCGGTACTGAAATCGTGTTCCGATTGGGAATTAATACAACGCAAGCTCAAATTCGCGAAATGGATCCCGTCACGCAAAAATTGGTAGAAATCGATAGTTTTGACCTTTCACAAGCGCCGCCAGCAGCCTACAAAGAGACGGTTGCGCTCCCGGGCCTTCGCTTCCGTTTAACCATGGCCGAGGGCATAACCTCTTGGCAGGTGGTCGAAGCCTTATCAAATATCGATATTTTAACCGGCGATATTCTTGAAATTCCGGCCGAAGGCAGCCTTGCAACGATCAGTTATGAGTTGCGCAAAGGAGATACAAGAACAGGACTGCTGCAACGCATGAGCCAAACCCAAGAAAGCTATTTGAGTGAGGCTTGGGCGCTGCGCGCCGAGGGGTTGCCTCTCGCGACACCCCAAGAGGCGCTGATACTTGCCTCAATTATCGAAAAGGAAACCGCCATGGCTGCCGAGCGGCGTCTGGTTGCCAGCGTGTTTATCAACCGTTTGAACAGAGGCATGCCGCTACAAACCGATCCAACGGTGATTTATGGCATTACAAAAGGTCAAGCTGTGCTGGGGCGCGGCTTGCGTCGCAGTGAATTGCGCAAAGACACCCCTTGGAACACATATACGAATAAAGGATTGCCCCCGACGCCGATCGCCAATCCCGGCAAGGCGAGTATTGAAGCCGCTTTGAACCCCGAGTCGACAAATCTGGTGTTTTTCGTTGCCGATGGCACGGGCGGGCATGCCTTTGCCGAAACGCTGGCCGAGCATAATAAAAACGTGGCCAAATGGCGAAAAATTGAAGCCGCGCAATCAGAATAG
- a CDS encoding peptide chain release factor 2: protein MRADIVTTVSEINKSLALLRQRLNWDTVSHRLEEFNARVEDPDLWNNPDSAQKLMRERQSLVDAVAVHNSIAQDLNDNIEMIELGEMEDDQEVIADAQNALVELAKKAAAKELEALLNGEADSNDTFLEVHSGAGGTESCDWASMLARMYLRWSEKAGYKIEMQSETPGEEAGIKSVTYKISGQNAYGWLKSESGVHRLVRISPFDSAAKRHTSFCSVWVYPVVDDNIDIEVNPADIRIDTYRSSGAGGQHVNTTDSAVRITHHPTGIVVTSSEKSQHQNRDIAMKALKSRLYQMELDRRNSAINEAHENKGDAGWGNQIRSYVLQPYQMVKDLRTGHETSDTKGVLDGDLDAFMAATLAQDVSGKTRAEASDLD, encoded by the coding sequence ATGCGCGCTGACATCGTAACGACTGTATCTGAAATCAACAAATCATTGGCCTTGCTTCGGCAACGCTTAAATTGGGACACCGTTTCGCATCGACTGGAAGAATTCAACGCGCGGGTAGAAGATCCTGACCTCTGGAACAATCCAGACAGCGCGCAGAAATTGATGCGCGAACGCCAGAGCCTTGTGGATGCGGTGGCAGTTCATAACAGTATCGCGCAAGATCTGAATGACAATATTGAAATGATCGAATTGGGCGAGATGGAAGACGATCAAGAAGTGATTGCTGATGCCCAAAACGCTTTGGTCGAACTGGCTAAGAAAGCCGCTGCAAAAGAACTGGAAGCCTTATTGAACGGAGAGGCCGACAGCAATGATACGTTTCTCGAAGTGCATTCCGGCGCGGGAGGCACTGAAAGCTGCGATTGGGCCTCGATGCTGGCGCGGATGTATCTGCGATGGTCTGAAAAAGCTGGTTATAAAATCGAAATGCAATCCGAAACGCCCGGGGAAGAGGCTGGCATTAAATCGGTGACCTATAAGATTAGCGGTCAAAACGCTTATGGATGGTTAAAATCTGAAAGCGGGGTGCACCGTTTGGTGCGTATTTCTCCTTTTGATTCCGCCGCTAAGCGTCACACATCTTTTTGCTCGGTTTGGGTCTATCCCGTGGTGGATGATAATATTGATATTGAGGTCAACCCTGCAGATATACGCATAGATACATACCGCTCGTCCGGGGCCGGGGGGCAGCATGTGAACACCACCGATTCTGCGGTGCGCATCACCCATCATCCAACAGGCATCGTGGTCACCAGCTCAGAAAAATCGCAACATCAAAACCGTGATATTGCGATGAAAGCCTTGAAGTCTCGGCTTTATCAAATGGAGTTAGACCGCCGTAATTCTGCTATTAACGAAGCCCATGAGAATAAAGGCGATGCCGGTTGGGGCAATCAAATTCGATCTTACGTTTTGCAACCTTATCAGATGGTGAAAGATCTGCGCACGGGACATGAAACCTCTGACACAAAAGGGGTTTTGGATGGGGATTTAGACGCATTCATGGCGGCCACTTTGGCGCAGGACGTATCAGGAAAAACGAGGGCAGAGGCCAGTGATCTTGACTGA
- the fabF gene encoding beta-ketoacyl-ACP synthase II has translation MRRVVVTGLGMVTPLANGVEATWSRILAGQSGAGLITRFDAEQVATKYACEVPLGDGSGASFNADDVLAGKEQRKIDEFILYGIAAAVEAVEDSGWMPEDEAGRLRTGVMIGSGIGGLNSIAETAILIKERGPRRVSPFFIPGALINLVSGQVSIRFRFKGPNHSVVTACSTGAHAIGDAARLIQTNDADVMVAGGAEAAISEIGIAGFNACKALSTNYVDNPQAASRPYDRNRDGFVMGEGSGVVVLEEYEHAVARGAKIYAEVLGYGLSGDAYHITAPSEDGEGGERAMRAALSKAALQPEAVDYINAHGTSTMADVIELAAVERMMGEAASNLTMSSTKSATGHLLGAAGAIEAIFTILAIRDQVAPPTINLDDPAVETAVDLAPNENRPRKIDVALSNSFGFGGTNASLLLGKAR, from the coding sequence ATGCGTCGAGTGGTTGTCACAGGTCTTGGAATGGTAACGCCATTGGCGAATGGCGTCGAGGCCACGTGGTCACGCATATTGGCCGGGCAATCTGGCGCGGGCCTCATCACGCGCTTTGACGCTGAGCAGGTTGCAACGAAATATGCCTGCGAAGTGCCGCTAGGCGATGGCAGCGGCGCAAGCTTCAATGCCGATGATGTTCTCGCGGGCAAAGAGCAACGGAAAATAGATGAATTTATCCTATATGGGATAGCTGCCGCTGTTGAGGCGGTTGAGGATTCTGGTTGGATGCCCGAGGACGAGGCGGGGCGTCTGCGCACCGGAGTTATGATCGGATCGGGAATCGGTGGGCTTAATTCAATTGCCGAAACCGCCATCTTAATCAAAGAACGCGGGCCACGTCGTGTGTCGCCGTTTTTTATCCCCGGAGCGTTGATCAACCTTGTTTCCGGGCAAGTGAGTATCCGTTTTCGGTTTAAAGGCCCAAATCACTCGGTGGTGACCGCCTGCTCCACGGGAGCGCATGCGATTGGCGATGCCGCCCGGTTGATCCAAACCAATGATGCAGACGTGATGGTGGCCGGAGGAGCCGAGGCCGCAATTTCCGAAATCGGAATAGCCGGGTTTAACGCGTGTAAAGCGCTTTCGACCAATTATGTTGATAATCCACAAGCAGCCTCGCGCCCGTATGATCGCAATCGTGACGGCTTCGTGATGGGCGAGGGCAGCGGCGTGGTTGTGCTAGAAGAATATGAACACGCTGTTGCGCGCGGCGCCAAAATATACGCCGAAGTTTTGGGCTATGGGCTGTCTGGGGATGCCTATCACATTACCGCCCCGTCTGAAGATGGCGAAGGCGGCGAGCGCGCCATGCGCGCTGCTTTGTCAAAAGCCGCGTTGCAACCAGAGGCAGTTGATTACATTAACGCGCATGGCACTTCGACAATGGCGGATGTGATTGAATTGGCCGCAGTAGAACGCATGATGGGTGAGGCAGCTTCAAATTTGACTATGAGCTCAACAAAATCCGCCACTGGCCACCTTTTAGGGGCTGCAGGCGCCATTGAAGCGATCTTCACCATTCTGGCAATTCGAGATCAAGTGGCGCCCCCAACCATCAACCTTGATGATCCCGCGGTGGAAACTGCGGTTGATTTGGCGCCGAATGAAAACCGTCCGCGCAAAATTGACGTTGCCCTTTCAAACTCATTCGGCTTTGGAGGCACTAACGCCTCACTCCTTTTGGGTAAAGCCCGCTAA
- a CDS encoding N-acetylmuramoyl-L-alanine amidase → MIWFLRNLLALTTLLAPVTGFCTGMTQAKETMDISVPAIQGLARLRVKDSSVEDLLWDGVRINLNLSQGVPYRVYFLQDPLRMEVEFNALYPIDISSYDFNKSKEIKQVTYFESPSQLSVLRFDLTSPMRLETADLNVNTSDGSAVLNLVLTPVTMVEFSLFALQKATNSELELALKSAVKAPTLTENRLTVLIDPGHGGIDPGAIVGDVNEAGLMLSLAKELKESLLRVEGVDVVLSRLEDKFVPLEARVSLAQAVKADLIISLHADALVEGTAYGTTVYTLPALASESASQSLVLRHEPDSVLQGVDLNAIDEDVAMALLDLSRLENMQSSEILAESVVKGLSRVLGGLNAKPLRKAGFSVLKGADIPAILIEAGFMSTETDLANLQNAEWRARFAEGVRLGVMIWYAQEKQIAPLRRR, encoded by the coding sequence ATGATTTGGTTTCTTCGCAATCTGCTGGCTTTAACAACGTTGCTGGCCCCAGTTACCGGTTTCTGCACGGGCATGACGCAAGCAAAAGAAACCATGGATATAAGCGTGCCGGCCATCCAAGGCTTGGCCCGCTTACGCGTCAAGGACAGCAGCGTCGAGGATCTGTTATGGGATGGCGTACGGATAAATTTAAATCTTAGCCAAGGCGTGCCTTATCGGGTCTATTTTCTGCAAGACCCACTGCGGATGGAGGTTGAATTTAATGCGCTTTATCCCATTGATATAAGCAGTTATGACTTTAATAAAAGCAAAGAAATCAAGCAAGTTACCTATTTTGAATCCCCTTCGCAGCTTTCAGTCCTGCGGTTCGACCTGACATCGCCGATGCGCCTTGAAACGGCCGATTTGAATGTAAACACATCTGATGGTTCTGCCGTGCTGAACTTGGTGTTAACGCCGGTCACGATGGTTGAATTTTCGCTTTTTGCGCTGCAAAAAGCTACAAATTCAGAACTAGAGCTTGCCTTGAAATCCGCAGTGAAGGCGCCGACTTTAACAGAAAATCGATTGACGGTTCTGATTGATCCGGGCCATGGCGGGATCGACCCAGGGGCTATAGTTGGCGATGTGAATGAAGCTGGCTTGATGCTAAGCTTGGCGAAAGAGTTGAAAGAAAGTTTGCTACGCGTTGAGGGCGTAGATGTCGTTTTGTCGCGTTTGGAGGATAAATTTGTACCGCTCGAAGCGCGCGTTTCGTTGGCGCAAGCTGTAAAAGCGGATCTTATTATTTCTTTGCATGCGGATGCGTTGGTCGAGGGAACGGCTTATGGAACCACGGTCTACACTTTGCCTGCACTGGCGTCTGAAAGCGCCTCGCAATCATTGGTGTTGCGCCATGAACCCGATTCTGTGCTGCAGGGCGTGGATTTAAACGCGATTGATGAAGATGTTGCGATGGCGCTTTTGGATTTGAGCCGCTTGGAAAATATGCAAAGCTCGGAAATTTTGGCAGAATCTGTCGTGAAAGGATTGTCCCGCGTCTTGGGAGGGCTCAATGCAAAACCTTTGCGTAAAGCGGGATTTTCGGTTTTAAAAGGCGCTGATATTCCGGCGATTTTGATTGAAGCGGGTTTTATGTCCACAGAAACGGATCTGGCAAATCTTCAAAATGCTGAATGGCGGGCGAGATTTGCCGAAGGCGTTAGGCTTGGCGTGATGATTTGGTATGCGCAAGAAAAGCAAATCGCGCCTTTGCGTAGGCGGTGA